The genomic interval AAATTACACTTTTAAGCACACCAAAACTAATTGCATCTGCAGTATTTTGAGGCAAAATAGAAAGATTCACACCAGGTTCAATCTCTCTATTTAATACAGGCGAAATATCACTATACATTCTCCTATATGCTTCAAGTCCAGGCATAATATATCCGCCTATATGCACACCCTCTTGCATAACATCTGCAGTAATTGCACTTCCCGCATCAATAATCACTCCATTATCAATCGCCCTACACGCCGCCTTTCTATCCACACCTAAACCTACATATTGCGTTTGTAACTCTATATGTTCATTCACATTTACACAATGTGGGTGAGAAGCAAGCAAACAACGCTCAAAGCGCTCATTTACGCTTATATAATAAATAGGGAGATTCTCTTTTTTTTTCGTAAGTGCATAAGGCTTTTCTTTCCAAATCCTGCCCTTATGATAAAAATGTAAAAAGGTATTACCTATATCACAAAGAAGCATTATTCAAACCTTTTATATACTTTATCATAAAAAAAAGTATCTTGATTGTAAAAAAGGCTTTTCTTCTTGGCAAGATTATTTTTATATATCATAGGAGCAAAATCTTTAAGATTAAGTGCTATCAGATACCCTCCGGATTCAAGTGTATAAAGTGTATTGTTTTTTATTACAATCCCACTTAATACTGCAAAGGGCAAACGCACTTTACGCAATAATTTCAATGTATGGTCAAGCTCTAAAATCTCACCCTCAATGCTTAAAACATATACTTTATTATTA from Helicobacter hepaticus ATCC 51449 carries:
- a CDS encoding type III pantothenate kinase, with amino-acid sequence MLLCDIGNTFLHFYHKGRIWKEKPYALTKKKENLPIYYISVNERFERCLLASHPHCVNVNEHIELQTQYVGLGVDRKAACRAIDNGVIIDAGSAITADVMQEGVHIGGYIMPGLEAYRRMYSDISPVLNREIEPGVNLSILPQNTADAISFGVLKSVILMIKNTSRTKKLYFTGGDGKFFARFFENAIYDNTLVFKGMQKVLEKQI